Below is a genomic region from Actinomycetota bacterium.
CGTGCGTAACGTCACCGGGCTCCCCGTCAGCTACTACGCGCTGACCGGGTTCGAGGGCATGGTAACCATGGTCGACGAGCTTGGTGGCCTGGACGTGGAGGTTCAGGAGCGAATGGACGACTCCGACTCGGGGGCCAAGTTCGAGAAGGGCCGGCACCACATGGACGGCCGTCAGGTCCTGGCCTACACCCGCAACCGCAAGATCGAGGGCGGTGACATGAAGCGGTCAGAAAATCAGGGCCGGGTCGTTCTCCACGCGCTCGAGAAGCTGCGAGCCGAGACGTCCGACACAAACGACCTGCGCAAGTGGCTCGATGTGCTGTACCGGCACTCTCGGCTGGACATGTCGCTGGCCGACGCGGCCGGACTCGCTCCACTGGCCCGCTCGCTCGCGCCCGCTGACCTCGTGAACCTGGTGGCTCCCGGCAACGCCAGGACCATCGACGGGCAGTACGTGGTCGTGTTCGACGAGCGTGCGTACTCGCTGTTCCGCGACGTAGGTGCAGATGCCATCGCAGACGGCAGGACTCAGCGTCAGCCGCCGCCCCCCCCGACACCGGAACCCACGCCAACTCCTTCGCCCACCCCCACCCCGCTCCTGCCCATTTGAGGCGCGGATCGTGGCGAGGATGAGGCGCCGCCCTCCGCTGGTCGCGCTTCTGGTCGTCTTCGCGCTGTCCCTCGCCGGGGCCTCCTGTGGGTCAACCAAGGCCAAAGGGGCTCGAAAGCCTGTGGTTGCGGGCAGGTCCGTAACGCCGTCCCCCGGGCCGGCCCCCGCCGAACTGGGTCCGCCGGAGGTCGACGCTCCCGGCCTTGCGTCCCGCCCTGGGCTCGCCGCGGCGTCGGGGCGCGGTCCGAGGTCAGCGGTGGCGTACCGAGGGGCGGTGAACGTTCCGGACGACCTGTTGTTCTTCCTGGTGATCGGTACGGACGCCAGGCCCGGGCAGAACGTGCTCGCCAGCCGGGCGGACTCCATCCACGTGGTGGTCGTGGACCCAGTGACGCGGCGGGGG
It encodes:
- a CDS encoding LCP family protein; the encoded protein is MRRFVAVLAALSLVLGGACARPNRREPAIIIGRVVPPAPEPTPEVVVVSDSAPAPARPSRSIPRALKPKPITRPAPRRTAPPARPFNGPPPVPGDRLFFLVIGSDARFGEDMAHARADSIHIAAVDPLTRKGTVLGIPRDAYVDIPGHGKRKINAALILGGPSLLVTTVRNVTGLPVSYYALTGFEGMVTMVDELGGLDVEVQERMDDSDSGAKFEKGRHHMDGRQVLAYTRNRKIEGGDMKRSENQGRVVLHALEKLRAETSDTNDLRKWLDVLYRHSRLDMSLADAAGLAPLARSLAPADLVNLVAPGNARTIDGQYVVVFDERAYSLFRDVGADAIADGRTQRQPPPPPTPEPTPTPSPTPTPLLPI